GCGAGCACAGGCCCGACCAAGCAGGCGTACGCCGACGGCGTACTGGTTGTCACCGACGGCATCGCCGCCCGGCCGGCATCGGACGATCCACCCTCAGTCCGCACCAAGACGCTCAGCGCTTACACCGTGACGGCCGGAAGAGAACGACGGACCTCGGCCCTCTTACGATCCACCGACCGGCCACTTCGGCGGCCGAGTCGTCGTGTGATGCCGGGCGACGAAGCGACGTCAGCAGCCTGATAGCCACCCCCAGCGCTCTTGGGCGGCCCAATCCCACGAATGGCTCGATCAACCCGATCGAGAGGTTTCCGGACTCACCACGTCAACTCCCGTGCGTCCAGGCGAGCGTGACCTGCATCTCGCTGAATCGCCAGCCCGCCGATGTCCGCACCGCGGTGCAGGCCACTCGCAACCCGCTTGTCCGGTGCGGTGGTTCACCGTTGCGGTAGAAGTACGTGAGCTGGTTCGCCGTGGCCTTCGCGCGGTCACCGTCGACGTCCACCAACACGTCCCCGTGCACGTGCTGCGTGTGTTCTCCCGTGACCTGGCTTCGCTTCAGGAGTGCGGTCAACTCATCGAGGCCGTGCAGTTCGCCGCGCGGCGAGTGCCCCACGAAATCGTCTGTGTAGACGGTGTGGGCGTCGTCGTGTCGTTGTTCGTCCAGCAGGTTGGCCAGGCGGGCGAAGAGGTCGGCGATCTCGATGCGGTCGGCGATCCGGGTGTCGGCGGGCACGAAGTCTCCTCTGATGACTCTGATGACAGCTCCAGTGTCGGTGGGACCAACACTATGGCAGCGTGTTGGTCCCACCAACACTGTTACGGTGACCGCCATGGACGAGATCCCCGAGCGCCTGGCGGTGAAGCCGAGTTGGCTGATCACCCAGCTGGCCGTGCACGCCCGTCGGCTGGTGTTCGACGGGTTCACCGCGACCGGGGCGCGCGGATACCACTACCGCATCCTCGCCGCGCTGCACGAGTTCGGGGCGGCGAGCCAGGCCGAGCTCGGCCGCCGGTGCCGTATGGACCGCAGCGACGTCGTGACGGCCGTGAGCGAACTGGTCGAGCAGGGCTTCGTCGACCGGGCGCCGGACCCTGACCACGGGCGGCGCAACAAAGTGACTCTCACCGAAGGCGGTGTCCGACAGCTGCGGCGCATGGACGGGGTGCTCGATCAGGTCCAGGACGACCTGCTTCAACCGCTGTCGGCCGACGACCAGCAGACGCTGACCCGTCTGCTCAGCCGAGTTCTCGCCCAGCACGAACGGGGCTGACGGCCGTTCTCGCCGGCCGTGTCAGGCCGCGCGCTTGTGCATCACGTCGAGGTAGTGCCGGTCTCGGTGAGGCACGTCGTTGTCCCGTCCAGGGAGGCTGAAGACCGCACAGACGTCAGCGGCCGGGGCGAGGATGCTGGACTGCCGGCCGAACGTGAGGGTGTCGTTGACGACGTGCTCACAGCCTGCAGCGTCCAGAGCCGTGACCAGATCCTCGCGGAGCACAGTGGCCTCGTACGACTCCGATTCGGGCAGCACGAGAGAAGGCAGCTTGGTGGTCGAGCCCGGCCAGAGATTGATCCAGACACCGCTGACCGCCCGCCGGGTGACCACGAGCTCCAGCCCACCCCAGGAGTAGGGGTAGCCGTCGATGTCGGGCCCTTTCAGGAGGATCGCCGGGTGGGGACGCCCTGGACCGAGGAGATCCTCGGCCTCGGTCAGAAGCATTCCGCAGTGAAGGGGCCCGACGTGGCCGGTGCCGGCGAAGTCGACGAGGACGTCCATCAAGGTCACGGGAGCGACTGTGTCACGCCCCGGGGCGCGTTCGCATTCCGATATCAGCTGAGGCCCGGGGTCTCCCCGCCCTGTTTCAGGGACTGCCACCGGTCTTCCTGGGCAGGGTCGATACTGCTGAGCCACACCAAAGCCCCACCGATCAGGCCGGGTTGGTCTCGTGTGGCCAGGGCGGGGGCTTCGAGCATGTCGGCGGCCTCTTCCAGGTAAGTGACCAGGGTGTCGAGCTCGTCGCCGGGGCCTTCGTCGTAGCGGGACCAACGGCCGAGGTAGCCGGTCGTGGCGTCCAGGTACAGGCCCGAGGTGCGGTCGGCCACGCCGTGGGAGACAACCGGAATCCAGGACGCCTTCCACACGGTGATCCGGTCGTCTTCGAGACGGCGGGCGTTGAGGGTGTCCTCGTGGGCCTGGGAGTCCATCTTCTGCCGGTAGAAGGTTGCTATGGCGTCCAGGGGCATCAGGGCCTGGCTGCCGGGCAGGCATCCCGCGCCGTTGACTCCGTCGTCGCCCGCGGTCAGCAGCCACAGAACGCTCAGTCCGAGGGGAATCCGGATGCCCAGGTCGCCTTCCAGGTCTGCGATGGCGGCGGGGCCGACGCCGGCGCGGAGCGCGGCGTGGGAGTCGGGGGCGTTGAGCTGGAGCCAGCCGGTGATGCGCCGCCAGGCGTCGGCGACCTCACGTACGGTGACCGCGTCGGCGGCAGGATCGGCAGGCTGGTCCGGCTCCTGTCCCTGTTCCTCATCCTGATCCTCGGCGTCCACGGCGGGCTCGGCGGACGGGGCCGGGTTCACGTACCGGATCTCGATGCGGTCCGGCTCGCGGATGTAGCCGACGGCCAGGGCGGGGCAGTCCTCGAACAGGTCGCCGTCGACCGTCACGGTGAGGATTCCGGGCAGACCCGATGGATGCCCCATATCCGGATCGTCGGCCAACTGACCGGCCAGAACCTTCAGGGCGTACGGAACGCCGGACCCCAACTGGGCGGCGGTGTCGCGTACGTGCGGGTCGATCTCGACGTTCACGGCCTAGTGCTCCTCGCCGGTCGGATGCAGGACGGTGCCTCTCACGGCGCCCATCCAACACTTCAACCCCGTTGCGCGAAGCGGCATTTCGTGGCCTGCCGCAGACGTCGGTACGGTCGATTTCATGGAGTGGAAATTCAAGACGGCCGAAGAACTCGCGGCTGCCATGCGTGCCGGTGAAGTGAGCTCGGCGGAACTGACCGACGAGGCGATCGCCCGTATCGAGCGGGACGACAAAGCGATCAACGCGATCTGCGTGCCGGACTTCGACCGTGCGCGGGTCGCCGCGCGCGATGCCGACCAGGCGCGCGCCCGCGGCGAGGACCGCCCGCTGCTCGGCATACCGGTGACGGTCAAGGAGTCCTACGACATCGCCGGACTGCCCACGACTTGGGGCTTGCCGCCACACCGGAACTTCATGCCGGCGGAGGACGCGGTGCAGGTGTCGCGGCTCAAGGCCGCAGGCGCGGTAGTGCTCGGCAAGACCAATGTGCCCTTTGGGTTGCAGGACATTCAGAGCTTCAACGAGATCTACGGAACCACCAACAACCCCTGGGACCACGATCGCACGGCGGGCGGATCCTCCGGCGGATCAGCGGCGGCCCTGGCGTCCGGATTCGGCGCGCTGTCCATCGGCTCCGACCTCGCCGGTTCGTTGCGCACCCCCGCACACTTCTGCGGCATCTACGCGCACAAGCCGACACTCGGGCTGGCGGCGAGCCGCGGCATGGTCCCGCCGCCCGGGCCGGCCCTGCCGGTCGAGCACGACCTCGCCGTCGTCGGTCCGATGGCGCGCACCGCTCGCGACCTCACACTCCTGCTCGACGTCATGGCCGGACCGGACCCGCTGACGCTCGGCGCGGCGTACGACTTGACGCTGCCGCCCGCGCGCCACGAACGGCTCGGCGACTTCCGGGTCCTGGTTCTCGAAGAGCATCCGCTCATTCCGACCGGGTCCGCTGTACGGGCGGGCGTGAACCGGGTAGCCGACGCGCTTGTCGACGACGGCGCCCGCGTCGAACGGCACAGTCCGCTGCTGCCCGACCTGGCCGAAGCCGCGATGCTCTACACGCACTTGATGTTCTCAAGCTCCGTCGCACGTTTTCCCGTCGAAGCGTACGAGGAGCTGCGTACCCGCGCCGCCGAGCTGAGCGCGGACGACCGGAGTCTCGATGCGGCGCGGCTGCGCGGCATGGTGCTCAACCACCGCGACTGGATCGAGGCGAACAACCGTCGCGAGCTCCACCGCCACGGCTGGCGGCAGCTCTTCGCCGAGTTCGACGCCGTCGTATGTCCCATCACGCCCACGCCCGCGTTCCCGCACGACCACAACCCCGATCCGAGGGAACGCCGGATCGACATCGACGGCGTCGAGTACCCGTACTTCGACCAGCTCGTCCTGGCCGGTGTGGCCACCATGCCCGGCCTGCCCGCCACCGCCGTACCAACGGGCCGGTCACCCGAGGGGCTGCCGGTGGGAGTGCAGCTCATCGGTCCGATGTTCGAGGACCGCACACCGCTCCGGCTGGCCGAACTGCTTGAGGAGAAGCTCGGCGGCTTCCAGGCACCGAAGTAGGACCCGAACGTGAGCCCCGCTCCGCAGATCTGGGAGCGGGGCTCACGTTCAAGCGCCGGGAGGTCAGGCGGTGTCCCCCGGGTGGGAGCACAGCCCGCCGCGGAAGTTGCTGTCGTACCAGGCGCCCGTCGCGTCGTAGTCCAGATTGGTGCGACCCGGACCGACGCAGCGGTGGTAGCCGCCCCGCGCCCACCGCGTCACCTGGATCCACACGTTGGTGTCGGTCGCGCAATGCTCGTAGTACGCGTGCTCGCCGTTGTCGGCTTCGTTCCAGCCGCAGCCCTGCAGTTTCGCGGTCCCCGACATGGCGCGCTCGGGCGCCGCGCTCGCGGGCGCCGCCACCGCTCCGGCCAGCGCACCGGTCAGCGCTACGGTCAGCGCTACGGCGACCAGTCCGCCGACCAGCCGGCCCGGGCGGGTTCGACGGGACCGGGCCACGAGGATCTGTTCACTTGCAGGCATGTTGCCGTCCCTTCGCTGCGGAGGCCCAGGTCAGGACCCCTCCGTGCACAAGGTGTAACCGGATACGACATCTCGGACACACGCTTCGACAGTGATCGAAAGGTGGGAATGCGCTGAGGCGGGGAAGCGTCAGTGCGTGGCCACGGTCCTTCGGGGGCTGGGCTCACCCGCGCGGCCTACTTCGTGTCGCCGGTGAACTTCGCGGTCGACCAGAAGTAGCCGAGTACCGCGAGTCCGATGCACCAGCCGACCGCGAGCCATCCGTTGTGGCCGATCCCGGTGCCCAGCAGCAGGCCGCGCAGGGTCTCGATGGCAGGGGTGAAGGGCTGGTACTCGGCGATGGGCTGGAACCAGCCCGGCATCGCGTCGACCGGGACGAAGGTGCTGGAGATCAGCGG
Above is a genomic segment from Streptomyces sp. R21 containing:
- a CDS encoding amidase, whose protein sequence is MEWKFKTAEELAAAMRAGEVSSAELTDEAIARIERDDKAINAICVPDFDRARVAARDADQARARGEDRPLLGIPVTVKESYDIAGLPTTWGLPPHRNFMPAEDAVQVSRLKAAGAVVLGKTNVPFGLQDIQSFNEIYGTTNNPWDHDRTAGGSSGGSAAALASGFGALSIGSDLAGSLRTPAHFCGIYAHKPTLGLAASRGMVPPPGPALPVEHDLAVVGPMARTARDLTLLLDVMAGPDPLTLGAAYDLTLPPARHERLGDFRVLVLEEHPLIPTGSAVRAGVNRVADALVDDGARVERHSPLLPDLAEAAMLYTHLMFSSSVARFPVEAYEELRTRAAELSADDRSLDAARLRGMVLNHRDWIEANNRRELHRHGWRQLFAEFDAVVCPITPTPAFPHDHNPDPRERRIDIDGVEYPYFDQLVLAGVATMPGLPATAVPTGRSPEGLPVGVQLIGPMFEDRTPLRLAELLEEKLGGFQAPK
- a CDS encoding DUF6355 family natural product biosynthesis protein yields the protein MPASEQILVARSRRTRPGRLVGGLVAVALTVALTGALAGAVAAPASAAPERAMSGTAKLQGCGWNEADNGEHAYYEHCATDTNVWIQVTRWARGGYHRCVGPGRTNLDYDATGAWYDSNFRGGLCSHPGDTA
- a CDS encoding MarR family winged helix-turn-helix transcriptional regulator, with protein sequence MDEIPERLAVKPSWLITQLAVHARRLVFDGFTATGARGYHYRILAALHEFGAASQAELGRRCRMDRSDVVTAVSELVEQGFVDRAPDPDHGRRNKVTLTEGGVRQLRRMDGVLDQVQDDLLQPLSADDQQTLTRLLSRVLAQHERG
- a CDS encoding nuclear transport factor 2 family protein produces the protein MPADTRIADRIEIADLFARLANLLDEQRHDDAHTVYTDDFVGHSPRGELHGLDELTALLKRSQVTGEHTQHVHGDVLVDVDGDRAKATANQLTYFYRNGEPPHRTSGLRVACTAVRTSAGWRFSEMQVTLAWTHGS